Within Flavobacteriales bacterium, the genomic segment AAAATCATCAACCCAACAAAGGTTTAGATATTTTAAATGCTTTGGAAAACATGGAACCGTTTAACCATGAATTGTATTTAACCAAGGCAAATATTTTTAGTCAGATTAGACAGCATCAAAAAGCTATTGAAAACTATTACAAAGCAGCAAAATTAATCGACGATAAAACTGAAAAAACAAACATTTTATTCAATATTGCATTTGAATACGAAAACCTATCTCAATACGACAAAGCTTTAACCATTTTAAAAGATTTATTGAAGGAAAACCCTGAAAATGAAACGGTATTGTATGAAATATCATTTTGTTTTAATCTTAAAAACGACACTGAAAATAGTATAACATTTTTTAAGAGTTTTATTGACGAAAATCCTTACAGTTATTTGGCTTGGTTTAGTTTAGGAATTGCTTACAATAAAGCCGAATTATACGAAAAAGCCATTGATGCTTATGATTATGCCTTAGCAATTAAAGAAGATTTTTCATCAGCTTATTTTAACAAAGCAAACTCCTTAGCCATGTTAGAACGCTATGAAGATGCTATACAAACTTTTAAAGAATCGAACGAATACGAAGAGCCTGATTCAACAACATTTTACTACATTGGAGAATGTTACGAGAAATTGGAAGATTATGTTAACGCCGAAAACAATTATTACAAGGCAATAAACATTGACCCATATTATGCCGATGCTTACGCTGGAATAGCTGTGGTTAGTGAATACCAAAAGAAAAACCACGTAGCAGCTTTTTACATTCAAAAAGCCATTGATTTAGAAACCAACAATTCAGAGTTTTGGTATATCTATGGTGACATTCTTGCCAATTTAGAAAAATACGAAGAAGCCATTAATGCTTTTAATAAAGTGATAGAAATTGACGAAACCAATGAAGAAATTTGGTTAGACATTTCTGAGGCATATTTAAACAAAGACGGTTTACAAAAAGCGATTGATTTCTTAAACGAAAGTTTAGAAAATCAACCAACCAATCAGCAAATAAACATTCGCCTTTCAGCATTATTACTAAAAGCTGGAAAAACTGTAGAGGCAAATGCAAAATTAAACATCGCTTTAACCATTCAACCTGAATTGGCGAGCGATTTTATAGAATATTTCCCAGAAGCCATTTCGTTTCCGGAAATTTTACACACCCTTGAAAATTATAAACACTAACATGAATTTTGAATTACCATTTATCCCTACTCGGGAATCTCACCCCCGTAATGTTGGGTTAACCATGATGATGGATAAAGGACTAAGCTGGAGAGAAGCTGAAAACTTTGCTCATTCATCGGCTCATTTAACCGATTTAGTAAAATTAGGTTTTGGAACATCTTATGTAACTAAAGATATTGAAAAGAAAATAGCTACTTACAAGGATGCTGGATTAAAAGTATACCTTGGAGGCACTCTGTTTGAAGCATTTATTGTTCGGGGTATGTTTGATGATTACAGAAAATTATTAGACAAACTTCAATTGAACTGTTGTGAAGTTTCTGATGGCTCTATTGCTATTCCTCACGACAAAAAATGTGAATACATTTCTACTTTAGCAAAAGATTTTACTGTTTTAAGTGAAGTAGGTTCTAAAGAAGCAGGAATTTTAATCAGTCCATCGAAATGGATAAAAATGATGAAAAACGAATTGGAAGCTGGATCATGGAAGGTAATTGCTGAAGCACGTGAAAGTGGAAACGTAGGTATTTACAGACCAAACGGAACTGCGCATGTTGCCTTGGTTAATAAAATAATCAACAATGTGAAGGTTGAAAATATTCTTTGGGAAGCTCCAATTAAATCTCAACAAGTATGGTTTATCAAGCAATTTGGTGCAAATGTTAATTTAGGAAACATTGCTCCACATGAGGTTATTCCTTTAGAATGTTTAAGACTTGGATTAAGAGGTGATACCTTTTTTGACAATCTCCCACAAGAAATTATTGCTGAATTTAAATAAGAATATTTAATGAAGATTTCGGCTGAAAAACTTAAAGAAAAGTTTGAAAACGGAGAAGACTTTCAACTTATTGATATCAGAGAACGTTACGAATTCAAAGAATTTAATATTGGTGGAATTAACATTCCTATGGATGATGTATTAAAAAATTTAAAAAAACTTAATATCTCCAAGCCAATCGTTTTTTGTTGTAACGAAGGCTTAAAATCACATGCGCTGGTTATCGTTTTAAAAAGAAAAATAAATAACAACCAACTTTATTCGTTAGAAGGTGGAATTACCGCTTATTACGAAGCTTTTGAAGTTTAATTAAAAACTATGCAACGAACACTAAAAGATTATTTTATTTTAAGTGCAAAAGGTATTGCAATGGGAGCTGCAGATGTTGTTCCAGGTGTTTCTGGAGGTACAATAGCCTTTATTTCAGGTATTTACGAAGAACTATTGGAGACTATTGACAACATTAATTTGTCTGCTTTTAAAGTGTTAAAAAACGATGGCATTAAAGCCGCTTGGAATCATTTAAACGGTAATTTTTTAGCGGCGTTATTATCTGGAATAGCCATAAGCATTATCTCATTAGCAAAACTAATCACTTACTTGTTAGAATTTCATACGGTTGTGCTTTGGAGCTTTTTCTTTGGGTTAATATTATCAAGCATCTATTTGGTTGGTAAAAAAATTAAAGCTTGGGACATCTCAAAAATAATAGCCCTAATTGTTGGAAGTGCTTTTGCTTACTACATTACGATATTACCTCCAATGGAAAATCCTCACGCTATGTGGTTCATCTTCTTATCTGGAGCAATTGCCATTTGTGCAATGATTTTACCTGGAATTTCAGGTAGTTTTATTTTACTTTTACTTGGGTCTTATGAGTTGGTACTATCAGCAATTAAAGACATGAAAATTGCTACCATTGCTGTTTTTGGTTTAGGATGTATTACTGGATTATTATCGTTTTCGAAGTTGTTAAATTGGATGTTTAAAAAATATCACGACTTAACTATTGCGCTTTTAACAGGTTTTTTGGTAGGTTCGTTAAACAAAATTTGGCCTTGGAAAAAAATATTACAAACCAGAATTAACTCTCACGGCAAGGAAGTTCCTTTTATTGATGAGAATGTTTTACCTGCAAATTACGATGGCGACCCACAACTTATATACGTTGTACTTTTTGCTATTTTAGGGTTGGGAATAATTATCGTAATTGAAAAAATAGCGACAAAAAAAGCCTAATAGTTAAACCAATCGTTTACTGTATTATAAAGTAAATCTTTCTCTTCTTTAACGTGTTTATACTCATTAGTTGAAGAGTTGTAACTATAATCCTTTGCCCAATCTTTATGATTCTTCGCTAATTCTTTTAGTGCTTCCAACGCAAAATTAAGTTCTTCATTAGTAGTTGTTGGGTGTAACGACATTCGAACCCAACCTGGTTTTTTATCTAAAATTCCACACGAAATTTCACTGGTTATAGAATGAGAAAAATCCTTATCAACATTTAACAAATAATGACCATAAGTTCCAGCACAAGAACATCCTCCACGAGTTTGAATACCAAACTTATCATTTAACAATTTAACCGCTAAATTGTAATGCAAATCATCAATATAAAACGAAACAATACTTAATCTGTCTTTTATGTTATTCGCTAAAATATGCAGATTTGAAACTTCTTCTAATTCACTCCAAACCATATCAAGTAATTCATGCTCTCGTTTAAGCATATTCTCAACACCCATATTGTTTTTAAGTTGAATACTTAAAGCCGTTCTGATTACCTGTAAAAAACCTGGAGTACCTCCATCTTCACGAGCTTCAATGTTAGCTACATATTCATGCTCTCCCCAAGGGTTTGTCCATTCAACTGTTCCTCCACCTGGGTTATCAGGTATTTTGTTGGTATATAAATTACTATCAAAAATCAACACGCCTGATGTTCCAGGCCCACCCAAAAATTTATGAGGAGAAAAATAAATAGCATCTAGTTTTTCATCTGCATTTTTTGGATTCATATCAATATTGATGTACGGAGCCGAACAAGCAAAATCGACAAAACACAAACCATTATTTTGGTGCATGATAGCAGCAATCTGATGATAAGGTGTAAAAATCCCCGTAACATTTGAACAAGAAGTGATTGCAGCAATTTTTTTTGTTCTGTTCTTGTATTGCTGTAACAACTCTTTTAGATGTTCTAAATCTACCAATCCATCTTTTGTTGGATTAATAACAACCACCTCTGCTATGGTTTCTAACCAAGAAGTTTGATTAGAATGGTGCTCCATATGGGTAACAAAAACAATTGGTCGTTCGTTTTCAGGTATCGTTACTTGATTTTTAAATTTTTCATGAATTCGAAAACCTAATATTCGTTGGAATTTGTTTATTGCCCCTGTCATTCCAGCATCACAGGTAATCAACACCTCATTATTTGAGGCATTTACATGTTCTTTAATAATGTGTTGAGCTTTATGGTAAGCAACAGTCATACTAGAGCCTGTTTGAGTAGTTTCGGTATGAGTATTCGCTACAAACGGATAAAACTTTTGTAACAGTGTATCTTCAATTTTTTGATACATTCTGCCACTTGCTGTCCAATCGGTATAAATTATTTTTTGAGTACCAAATGGCGACTCAAAAGTTTGATTAATTCCAATAATGTTTTCTCGAAATTGTTTAAAGTAATCTTGAAGCATAAGGTCTTTTGAAAGTATGTTTTTCAAAAGTAATTAAAGATGTTGGAAGTAAATAAATTTAGTCGAGCAACATTTTTAATTTCTGGACTTGATACAATCCTTTTACAGATAAAATGTAATAGCCCTTTTTATGAGTTGGTAATTCAATATGAATATTTCTATCGTTAGCCTCTTGTTCAAAAATCACAATACCATAATTATTGGTAATGGTAACAAGGTCTCCCTCCACCAAACCTGTTAAGGTAAATTTGCCTTTATTAGGGTTTGGAAATAAATTTAACTCATGATTTTCTCCAATACAATTCGAATTTATTGGATAAAAATATTCATACACTCCATTATAATCAACTTGTTTTAGACGGTAATATGTTTTTCCTTTTAAAATTGTATTGTTAGAGGTTTGATCTAAAAAAGTATAATGTTGCTCAATGTTTGAATTTCCATTTCCATTAATTCTAGCTACTTCAAAAAAATTCAATTCATCTTTTACATTATTTTGAATGGCCTTTTCTACAATGAAATAATCATTATTTATTTCTGTAGTTGTCGTCCAATTTAGCTCCGCCTTGCCTTTATTACATGTTATTTCGTAGTTGGTTAGTTTTACTGGAAGAGTACTGCAGCCTCCATCTCCACCAGCAAGCATTTCAATATAAAATTCAGATTGAGTTCCAGATTGTCCATCTAAAACAAAAATATATTCATCACCTATGGTCAATCCACTCAACGAATACCCCTGATTCCATGCATAACCACCTGCATAGGAACCGTTAAAATATTTTGTTATATGCGGCGACCCAGCAAACAAATCTGAAGGACCACACCCTCCAGTAACAGCAGAATAAGATGAACAATCAGTGGTTTTGAAAACTGAGCTTTCTTGAACTGTACTAAACCCTGAAGCTGAAATAGTAGCTGTTGTCGATGAAGCTTTAAAATAAAACCAAGCCATATTGTCTTTTTGCCCATTCCAACCGCATCCACCTACTGTATTTGGAGGTGCTGATGCTTGATTAGTCGGATAGCCAACATTTCTAGCCCAAAATAAATCTCCTGTTTGAAAACATTGACGATTTGCACAACTTTGATTTGGATTGGTTCCCCTGATATCGGTAACAACAAATGGAGGTCCGAAAATCAATTCAACACTATTAAATGTTCTAGCATAAGAAGTAGAATAGCCACTCATTCTAAACCCCCAAGTACCATTAACGTTTGTAGTTGTATTAAACGACGAAAAATTACCTTCGGGTTTATAATAACCTTGATTAAACGGATATCCTTTAGATAAGGTACTACTAGTAGCCGTCATTTGGGCTTTTGGCGTTTTTAAACCCGCGTGGTCTCTAAATTTAATATTAAAAATTTTATTTGCAGAATTGGAACTCCCACTAGTAGTAAATGAACCACTAGGGGTTATTAAGTTTACTACATTTCCACTTGGATCGGTTAATGTCAATGTAAATCCGGACATATCTCCACTATATAAGCTTGACCCATTACCAAAATATACATTTACCTGACGAAGAACCATTCCTGTTGTTGGAACTCCTGACACTGTAACATTTCGCAAAGTAACTGCAGTACTATTTACTGACGCAGTAGTTGTATTAGAAAAAGTATATGTTTGAGCATCAACAATGCTAACAAGGAACAGAAGAGCAACAACTAAGAAATACTTCTTCATAAATAATTTATTTTAAGTTAGCCAAAATTAGACTTAAATAAACTCCATAATAGCTGGCTGTTAATATTCAAGAGTTATACCAATATTCTGTTAAATATTATTTTGCTAGCTTTTCAATCATTTAGAAACAATTATTCGTTTTGTAATTGCATTAATCTTAATTATATAAACCCCTTCACTCAAATGACTCAAATTAATGGTTGAGTTGTTTTCAATTTTATAATCAACAACCAGTTGTCCGACAGCATTATAAATTTGAACATTTTCGTTAATTAAGTTTATTCCTTTAACCGTTATCAATCCTTTAGTTGGATTAGGATAAATATTAAACTGATTAAACCCATAACCATCTATACCAACCGTATTTACATTATATGGTAACGATGTTTCTGGGCAACCATTTGCATAAGTAACCTCAACAGTATAATTACCATTTTGTGTTGCAGTAATCGAAACACTATTACTACTAGCAATAGGAGTCCCATTTAAAAACCATTGGTAACTCGTTCCTGTTTGAGTCGATGTTAATACATAACCCGAAGCAGTAATTACTGGAACTGGGTTTGTTACACATGCTTGAAGATGGCTAATTCTTACCGAAGTATTCAACGAATCTTGAAATTCATTAAAAGCATTACAATCTCCTTTTAAGGTATAGTCTAACCAAAGATTTACAAAATCATAAGTGATGTCTTGTTGTTGTGCTCTAGTAATTGATATTCCTGTTGAGGAGGTACTTTCACCAAAATCACAATTAAAGTTGGTGTTGGCATAATAACAATGTCCCCCACCCAATATGTTTATGAATGTTTTGCATGATGATGCTAAATTATTATACATGGGAGTATGATGATCTGCCGCTGGAGTTACCCCATCATTGCTGCCAGAAAAAACAACTGAAGGAACCGTTACTCTTGTTGCTGATGTTATTGAAGAAACACCATTTGTTGAAGACTCCGCTGGAGCTAAGCCTATTAAGGTTTTTAAATTAACATTTCCATTACCGCACAACGAATCGGCAGCTAAAAAAGCAGCTCCTCCACCCATTGAGTGCCCCATAAGAGCAGTTTCAACAGCAATTTTATTAAAGAATATAGAGCCAGAAGTAGTTCCC encodes:
- a CDS encoding tetratricopeptide repeat protein, with the protein product MDEDFDPYNEGNDDLELSNRFEQMLEMNEHYFFDVEEFEDLIDFYLEKNEMEKANKAIEFALYQHPNSSALKIKQAQYLIENHQPNKGLDILNALENMEPFNHELYLTKANIFSQIRQHQKAIENYYKAAKLIDDKTEKTNILFNIAFEYENLSQYDKALTILKDLLKENPENETVLYEISFCFNLKNDTENSITFFKSFIDENPYSYLAWFSLGIAYNKAELYEKAIDAYDYALAIKEDFSSAYFNKANSLAMLERYEDAIQTFKESNEYEEPDSTTFYYIGECYEKLEDYVNAENNYYKAINIDPYYADAYAGIAVVSEYQKKNHVAAFYIQKAIDLETNNSEFWYIYGDILANLEKYEEAINAFNKVIEIDETNEEIWLDISEAYLNKDGLQKAIDFLNESLENQPTNQQINIRLSALLLKAGKTVEANAKLNIALTIQPELASDFIEYFPEAISFPEILHTLENYKH
- a CDS encoding phosphosulfolactate synthase, whose protein sequence is MNFELPFIPTRESHPRNVGLTMMMDKGLSWREAENFAHSSAHLTDLVKLGFGTSYVTKDIEKKIATYKDAGLKVYLGGTLFEAFIVRGMFDDYRKLLDKLQLNCCEVSDGSIAIPHDKKCEYISTLAKDFTVLSEVGSKEAGILISPSKWIKMMKNELEAGSWKVIAEARESGNVGIYRPNGTAHVALVNKIINNVKVENILWEAPIKSQQVWFIKQFGANVNLGNIAPHEVIPLECLRLGLRGDTFFDNLPQEIIAEFK
- a CDS encoding rhodanese-like domain-containing protein is translated as MKISAEKLKEKFENGEDFQLIDIRERYEFKEFNIGGINIPMDDVLKNLKKLNISKPIVFCCNEGLKSHALVIVLKRKINNNQLYSLEGGITAYYEAFEV
- a CDS encoding DUF368 domain-containing protein, producing MQRTLKDYFILSAKGIAMGAADVVPGVSGGTIAFISGIYEELLETIDNINLSAFKVLKNDGIKAAWNHLNGNFLAALLSGIAISIISLAKLITYLLEFHTVVLWSFFFGLILSSIYLVGKKIKAWDISKIIALIVGSAFAYYITILPPMENPHAMWFIFLSGAIAICAMILPGISGSFILLLLGSYELVLSAIKDMKIATIAVFGLGCITGLLSFSKLLNWMFKKYHDLTIALLTGFLVGSLNKIWPWKKILQTRINSHGKEVPFIDENVLPANYDGDPQLIYVVLFAILGLGIIIVIEKIATKKA
- a CDS encoding aminotransferase class V-fold PLP-dependent enzyme — protein: MLQDYFKQFRENIIGINQTFESPFGTQKIIYTDWTASGRMYQKIEDTLLQKFYPFVANTHTETTQTGSSMTVAYHKAQHIIKEHVNASNNEVLITCDAGMTGAINKFQRILGFRIHEKFKNQVTIPENERPIVFVTHMEHHSNQTSWLETIAEVVVINPTKDGLVDLEHLKELLQQYKNRTKKIAAITSCSNVTGIFTPYHQIAAIMHQNNGLCFVDFACSAPYINIDMNPKNADEKLDAIYFSPHKFLGGPGTSGVLIFDSNLYTNKIPDNPGGGTVEWTNPWGEHEYVANIEAREDGGTPGFLQVIRTALSIQLKNNMGVENMLKREHELLDMVWSELEEVSNLHILANNIKDRLSIVSFYIDDLHYNLAVKLLNDKFGIQTRGGCSCAGTYGHYLLNVDKDFSHSITSEISCGILDKKPGWVRMSLHPTTTNEELNFALEALKELAKNHKDWAKDYSYNSSTNEYKHVKEEKDLLYNTVNDWFNY
- a CDS encoding T9SS type A sorting domain-containing protein — protein: MRKNTTTLTKDSLIFLLLFFLLFAFTGLFAQPYQIGHKQITFQDPARSNRSIQTEIYYPANTAGDNVAVAAGTYPVIVFGHGFVMAWDAYTNIWSEIVPRGYIMVFPRTEGSIIGTDHQKFGWDLQFLVNRMQQEGTTSGSIFFNKIAVETALMGHSMGGGAAFLAADSLCGNGNVNLKTLIGLAPAESSTNGVSSITSATRVTVPSVVFSGSNDGVTPAADHHTPMYNNLASSCKTFINILGGGHCYYANTNFNCDFGESTSSTGISITRAQQQDITYDFVNLWLDYTLKGDCNAFNEFQDSLNTSVRISHLQACVTNPVPVITASGYVLTSTQTGTSYQWFLNGTPIASSNSVSITATQNGNYTVEVTYANGCPETSLPYNVNTVGIDGYGFNQFNIYPNPTKGLITVKGINLINENVQIYNAVGQLVVDYKIENNSTINLSHLSEGVYIIKINAITKRIIVSK